The following coding sequences lie in one Clarias gariepinus isolate MV-2021 ecotype Netherlands chromosome 27, CGAR_prim_01v2, whole genome shotgun sequence genomic window:
- the chgb gene encoding secretogranin-1 — MLQNILIMKLLFLFVVTLSLCAESKSLPQGQDGKKEDLFMRCLFEVLTKAVSKPDGTSLEPECKDILQKQDFSHSLLMIKNEEEMKGDEAQGSKSNARAQELIKEFLKTKEEKRDDMDEAERSQEEFPNYYKRHNFLTSKEKREYADYDRSQEEFPQKRHNLLYRKDKREYQDDERSQEEFPIYEQKRHLFLTSKEKRDEPDYDRSQEDFPSYVYKRYHDEDGGTEKQFLKPHKYHNKFYDDASNEDFAEPNSSEKRLDEDDSAKPYWNPISPYHHKKHYKHGGESSDEEMGSEKKDKRVSWTIGSEERSEENEEKDKRFWKPSYKNHHMKPFYRQGQFENENEAKLHHSLEASERRSPEEEEEELIAQELNENNHHYESQEEQKRHHSDAEGKNQEREAELKYLTKKRNELEERLLKDGEVYEKRNPWIYREYYHPAWYKRSAGGNKGPVGPSQKLEELANALRYKTGLLSEKESIEAEKAYLHQRALTPEELKDLEKLASVEQRAQIN, encoded by the exons ATGTTGCAGAATATTTTGATCATGAAGCTTCTGTTTCTCTTTGTCGTGACTTTGTCCCTCTGCGCAG AAAGCAAATCCTTGCCACAAGGACAAGATGGCAAGAAGGAAGACCTG ttCATGCGGTGTTTGTTTGAGGTTCTTACTAAAGCAGTATCCAAACCAGATGGTACATCTCTCGAACCAGAATGTAAAGACATTCTTCAAAAGCAAG ATTTCAGCCACAGTCTGCTTATGATAAAGAATGAAGAGGAAATGAAAGGTGATGAAGCACAAGGAAGTAAGTCCAATGCCAGGGCACAAGAACTCATTAAAGAATTTCTCaagacaaaagaagaaaagcGTGATGACATGGATGAGGCAGAACGGAGCCAGGAAGAATTTCCCAATTATTACAaaagacataattttttaacaagcaAAGAAAAACGGGAATACGCAGACTATGACAGAAGCCAAGAGGAATTCCCTCAAAAAAGACACAATTTACTTTACAGAAAGGACAAGCGTGAGTATCAGGATGATGAGCGAAGCCAAGAAGAATTTCCAATTTATGAGCAAAAAAGGCACCTTTTCTTGACCAGCAAGGAAAAGCGTGATGAACCCGACTATGATCGAAGCCAGGAAGACTTCCCAAGCTATGTGTATAAAAGGTACCATGATGAAGATGGGGGAACAGAGAAGCAATTTTTAAAACCTCACAAATACCATAACAAATTTTATGATGACGCCTCAAATGAAGATTTTGCAGAACCTAACTCCAGTGAAAAGCGGTTAGACGAAGATGATAGTGCTAAGCCATACTGGAATCCCATTTCACCATACCACCACAAGAAACACTACAAACATGGTGGTGAATCCTCTGATGAAGAAATGGGGagtgagaaaaaagacaaaagggtCTCATGGACCATAGGGTCAGaggagaggtcagaggagaatgaagAGAAGGATAAAAGATTCTGGAAGCCAAGCTATAAGAACCACCACATGAAGCCCTTTTACAGACAGGGTCAATTTGAGAATGAAAATGAAGCAAAGCTCCACCACTCACTGGAAGCTTCCGAGCGCCGCTCACctgaggaagaagaggaagagctAATTGCCCAAGAGCTAAATGAAAACAATCATCATTATGAGAGCCAAGAAGAGCAGAAAAGGCACCACAGTGATGCAGAAGGAAAGAATCAGGAGAGGGAGGCAGAGCTGAAATACCTAACCAAGAAAAGAAATGAGCTGGAAGAACGCCTCCTGAAAGATGGTGAGGTTTATGAGAAACGCAATCCCTGGATTTACAGAGAATATTATCATCCAGCCTGGTATAAGCGGAGTGCTGGGGGAAACAAAGGCCCAGTGGGCCCATCACAGAAACTGGAGGAGCTTGCCAATGCCCTCCGATACAAGACAGGTCTTCTTTCTGAAAAAGAGTCAATTGAAGCGGAAAAGGCTTACCTTCACCAGAGGGCTCTTACTCCAGAAGAG CTGAAAGACCTTGAGAAACTTGCCTCTGTGGAGCAACGAGCACAAATAAACTAG
- the trmt6 gene encoding tRNA (adenine(58)-N(1))-methyltransferase non-catalytic subunit TRM6: protein MAESVVDSDDECRINKGDYVVLKRGDVYKSVQVETKKKIIFEKQWIFLDAAIGELYGSTFELDAGGKLCLRKPKNTEEDSTEAKEAGQDNRHIVDDGKSQKLTRDDIESLKEQGMKGQEIIQQLINNSTTFRDKTEFAQAKYIKKKKKKYESKVTILKPTSRILAMMYHGREPGKVCHLRYDTLGQMLTLGNIHAGSKIIVFETCAGLVLGSVMERMGGHGSVIQMYPGGGPVRAGMESFGFPSRFHDTLHEFPLCKVNALLSGTLNIDEKDADSANNGQSEEPSAAPSSGSSESQSMEVSTDPSEAKKMEEREKLREQKAQEKRVRMEEKRKRLAAAVALLEGRNADGLVIASRFHPCPVLLGLLRFVAPSRPFVVYCQYREPLIECYTKLREQGGAISLKLTDSWLRHYQVLPNRTHPVLLMSGGGGYLLSGITVCADATTSGAPKKTDEPAAKRIKLDEISSTTNSSS from the exons ATGGCGGAGTCGGTTGTGGACAGTGATGATGAGTGCAGGATCAATAAAGGAGATTATGTGGTTTTGAAAAGAGGAGATGTCTACAAATCCGTGCAGGTCGAGACGAAAAA gaaaataatttttGAGAAACAGTGGATCTTTTTGGATGCTGCCATTGGGGAACTGTACGGCTCAACTTTTGAACTGGATGCTGGAGGAAAGCTCTGTCTACGAAAGCCAAAAAACACTGAAGAAGATTCCACAG AGGCCAAAGAAGCAGGCCAAGATAACAGACATATAGTAGACGATGGGAAATCACAGAAACTGACCAGAGATGATATTGAATCACTTAAAGAGCAAGGGATGAAGGGCCAG GAAATAATCCAGCAGCTCATAAACAATAGCACAACATTTAGGGATAAAACTGAATTTGCTCAGGCGAAATAcatcaagaagaaaaagaagaa GTACGAGAGCAAGGTCACAATACTGAAGCCCACCTCCCGTATCCTGGCAATGATGTACCATGGCAGAGAACCTGGAAAAGTGTG TCACCTGAGATATGACACTTTGGGTCAGATGCTGACTCTGGGGAACATTCATGCAGGAAGTAAGATCATCGTGTTTGAGACATGCGCTGGACTCGTCCTCGGATCTGTTATGGAGAGAATGGGGG GGCATGGCTCTGTGATCCAGATGTATCCAGGTGGTGGACCGGTCAGAGCAGGCATGGAGAGCTTTGGCTTCCCTTCACGCTTCCATGATACACTACATGAATTTCCCTTGTGTAAGGTGAACGCGCTGCTGTCGGGAACACTGAACATCGATGAGAAAGACGCAGACTCGGCAAATAACGGGCAGTCGGAAGAACCGTCAGCTGCACCTTCTTCAGGCAGCTCGGAGTCACAGAGCATGGAGGTGAGCACAGACCCATCTGAGGCCAAGAagatggaggagagagagaagctgCGTGAGCAAAAG GCACAAGAGAAGAGGGTGAGGAtggaggaaaagagaaagaggctGGCTGCAGCTGTTGCACTGCTGGAGGGACGAAACGCAGATGG GTTAGTGATCGCCAGCCGCTTCCACCCTTGTCCAGTACTGCTTGGTTTACTCCGATTTGTGGCACCATCCAGACCTTTCGTAGTGTATTGCCAGTACAGAGAG ccattAATTGAATGTTACACAAAGCTCAGGGAGCAAGGTGGAGCCATTAGTCTCAAACTGACAGATTCCTGGCTCCGGCATTACCag GTGTTGCCCAACAGAACTCATCCAGTGCTGCTGATGAGTGGCGGGGGAGGATATCTGCTTTCTGGAATCACAGTCTGTGCAGATGCCACCACCTCAGGAGCTCCCAAAAAAACTGATGAGCCAGCAGCCAAGAGGATAAAGCTTGATGAGATTAGCAGCACGACTAACAGTTCTTCATAA